One segment of Solanum stenotomum isolate F172 chromosome 1, ASM1918654v1, whole genome shotgun sequence DNA contains the following:
- the LOC125850540 gene encoding UDP-D-xylose:L-fucose alpha-1,3-D-xylosyltransferase MGP4: MSSASLHQRPLHNPLNDPNPLSPPSSQTSQKSTSFLQSRTTLLLLLSLLVILGVFYPYIQFPQNGFLSYTSKSNPFESKWRDYSLPKAAAFVAKNNTLIVCIVSEAYLPFLNNWLISIVRHKHHEKVLVIAEDYATLFKVNERWPGHAVIIPPVLESQAAHKFGSQGFFNFTSRRPRHLLQILELGYNVMYNDVDMVWLADPFPYLEGKHDIYFMDDMAAVKPLNHSHGLPPPGKKGRPYICSCMIYARPTNGAKLIMKKWIEEMQIQPWSRAKKSNDQPAFNWALNKTVEQVDMYLLPQSGFPTGGLYFRNKTWVKGTKGMHVIIHNNYIVGFEKKIKRFRDYGLWLADDFSSESPLGRLD, encoded by the exons ATGTCATCGGCGTCTTTACATCAAAGACCTCTTCACAATCCTCTCAATGACCCAAATCCATTATCCCCACCATCTTCTCAAACTTCCCAAAAATCcacttcatttcttcaaagtcGCACTACCCTTTTGCTCCTTCTTTCTCTTTTGGTAATTCTCGGAGTTTTCTATCCATATATTCAATTTCCTCAAAATGGGTTTCTCTCCTACACCTCAAAGTCTAACCCTTTTGAATCCAAGTGGCGTGATTATTCCTTGCCTAAAGCTGCAGCCTTTGTAGCCAAGAATAATACCCTTATAGTCTGTATTGTCAGTGAAGCTTACTTACCCTTCTTGAATAACTGGTTGATTAGCATTGTGAGGCACAAACATCATGAGAAAGTGCTTGTCATTGCTGAGGACTATGCTACTTTGTTTAAGGTTAATGAAAGGTGGCCTGGTCATGCTGTGATCATTCCTCCTGTTTTGGAATCCCAGGCTGCTCATAAGTTTGGATCTCAG GGATTCTTCAATTTTACGTCCAGAAGGCCTCGGCATCTTCTGCAAATTTTGGAGCTTGGTTATAATGTCATGTACAACGATGTTGACATGGTTTGGTTAGCGGATCCATTTCCATATTTGGAAGGAAAGCATGATATATACTTCATGGATGACATGGCTGCG GTAAAACCTCTGAATCACTCTCATGGTTTGCCACCTCCAGGGAAGAAGGGCCGGCCTTACATCTGTAGCTGCATGATCTATGCGCGACCCACCAATGGAGCAAAACTAATTATGAAAAAGTGGATTGAGGAAATGCAGATTCAACCATGGTCCAGAGCAAAGAAATCTAATGACCAGCCTGCTTTCAACTGGGCATTGAACAAAACTGTTGAGCAG GTCGACATGTATCTGCTTCCGCAGTCAGGATTCCCAACGGGTGGTCTATACTTTAGAAACAAGACTTGGGTGAAGGGAACCAAGGGAATGCATGTTATTATTCATAATAACTATATTGTTGGTTTTGAGAAGAAGATAAAACGTTTCCGTGATTATGGTCTCTGGTTGGCGGATGATTTTAG
- the LOC125850578 gene encoding protein ABIL1 has protein sequence MEVEQLKFGNSPAMTFDEVSMERSKSFVKALQELKNLRPQLYSAAEYCEKSYLQNEQKQMVLDNLKDYAVRALVNAVDHLGTVAYKLTDLLEQQTLDVTTMELKVTCLDQRLLTCKTYTEKEGLRQQQLLAIIPRHHKHYILPNSAGKKVHFSPQVKMDSRQHLQARPRLYPSGTPAAKTLSWHLATETKSTLKGNSRTFMSPEEAKVSEKASAAFNLLDEENTRKKSYAARPPSPNVGPASSLAMQTLGVTRQGTLEGSKPLTPFRSFDNPRRDIIRAPNRSRSMLSAFFVKHKTTKLKTSAVS, from the exons ATGGAAGTAGAACAATTGAAGTTTGGAAATTCTCCGGCGATGACGTTTGATGAAGTGTCAATGGAGCGAAGCAAGAGTTTCGTTAAGGCATTACAG GAGCTCAAGAATTTGAGGCCGCAACTCTATTCTGCTGCAGAATATTGTGAAAAGTCTTATCTTCAAAATGAGCAGAAACAAAT GGTTCTTGATAACCTGAAAGACTATGCTGTAAGAGCTCTTGTCAATGCTGTCGACCACCTGGGAACTGTTGCTTATAAGTTAACCGACTTGCTTGAGCAACAAACATTGGATGTCACAACCATGGAGCTAAAGGTCACTTGTCTTGATCAG CGACTTCTGACATGCAAAACATACACTGAGAAAGAAGGCCTCAGGCAGCAACAGCTATTAGCCATCATCCCAAGGCATCACAAGCATTATATTTTGCCAA ATTCTGCTGGAAAGAAGGTGCACTTCAGCCCTCAAGTTAAGATGGATTCAAGGCAACATTTACAAGCAAGACCCCGCCTTTATCCTTCAG GTACTCCTGCTGCAAAAACTCTCTCTTGGCATCTGGCAACAGAAACCAAATCGACATTGAAAGGGAATTCACGTACTTTTATGAG TCCTGAGGAAGCAAAAGTTTCTGAAAAAGCATCTGCCGCGTTCAACTTGTTAG ATGAAGAGAATACCCGGAAGAAATCATATGCAGCCCGTCCTCCGTCACCCAATGTTGGTCCTGCATCAAGTCTAGCTATGCAAACATTGGGGGTCACACGGCAG GGTACCCTGGAGGGTAGCAAACCTCTAACACCATTCAGATCATTTGATAATCCAAGGCGGGATATTATCCGTGCACCTAATCGCAGCAGGAGTATGCTCTCGGCTTTCTTTGTCAAGCATAAGACAACTAAGTTGAAGACCAGTGCTGTGTCGTAA